The following proteins are encoded in a genomic region of Candidatus Poseidoniia archaeon:
- a CDS encoding CRISPR-associated ring nuclease: MKVWITNVSTSKFAGVNTLWAAIMREGFIPDRVHLIADEMVKEKGYLAAALKGYQCVLNRYGSQETPIVHDVVETEFANLAKKLESIVHEEKTKGHTVVIDMTPGRKYMSAFAMYMGVGADVKHRADRIYYLHVKGLKNHTGQPFPMVPSNLMTLYDLKKEILGE; encoded by the coding sequence ATGAAAGTGTGGATTACGAATGTGAGTACCTCCAAGTTTGCTGGGGTCAATACTCTCTGGGCTGCGATAATGAGAGAGGGGTTCATTCCTGACCGTGTTCATTTGATCGCCGACGAAATGGTGAAGGAAAAGGGATATCTGGCCGCCGCACTGAAGGGATACCAGTGCGTACTCAACAGATACGGTAGTCAAGAAACACCAATTGTTCATGATGTTGTTGAGACTGAATTCGCTAACTTGGCCAAAAAATTGGAATCAATAGTCCATGAAGAAAAGACAAAAGGCCATACCGTTGTAATTGATATGACGCCTGGGAGAAAGTACATGTCCGCATTTGCAATGTACATGGGTGTGGGGGCGGACGTGAAACATAGGGCAGACAGAATCTACTATCTGCATGTAAAGGGCCTGAAGAACCATACGGGACAGCCCTTTCCCATGGTTCCATCAAACCTCATGACGTTGTATGATCTGAAGAAGGAGATTCTGGGGGAATGA